The nucleotide sequence ACTAAAATGATGCCAATACCTTTATCAGAAATGTTTATTACTTGTGAAAAGAACCAATACTATCACAAGTACTAATAGTATGGAACAAAAGAGAGGTGCAGAATTAAATAACCAGGAACGAAGAAAATGAGAAGAGTAAATGAAATGAAATACTCATAATGGAACTTACTGGTGATCATCCCAAGCCACCAAAAAGGCTCATATAAGTAGGAGAACCCTCCAGATCCTTAAAGAACAAAAACAACTGAATTACATGTTCAAGCTCATTGAAACTAATAATGCACTTTTGTTATCTCGAACTGTCAACTCCTGTGCTATTTGTATCCAAAAGATTAGGTTTTCTTAACCCCAAAGCATATTTTTAGCTGCGCAAATCCATTATttatacaaaagaagaaatttgaagACCAAAAATCATGATGCAAGGTAGCAGAACCAAAAGGAGATTTAGTAAAAGAGCACAACCTGCTCTGACACCGTACATCCCCGCCTTCTTCAAACCTATTTTCTTCACTATAAAGCTTGACCCGATGAAAACGCTCGAGGAGAGTGCCAGCGCAAAGCCCCGAATGTTATCAGCAGACATGGCCATTGCAGAAGCCTGAATTCCAACGCACCAACAGCACGAACAAAAGAACCAAAATGTTGCCGAGTGTCTCCACGTAAAACACAAGGTCCTTGGAACAGAGAACATATGTCGGGTTCCACAAAAAAGAAGCGTCCTTATCTGATTTCCTTCACTAAGAAAACGGAAAAGGGTCGAAGCTTAATTTACCTTCGAACGACAAAATCGAATCAAACGCCCGTGTATGAAATGGGCTCTATGTTCTTCAAGCGATAGAAGATCACGAACATTGGGATGCACCAGAAACGATCCCTCCCGTCTTCTCTCCGCAACAAGATAACAAAGATCGGAACCATATAGCGCTCCGGTTCAGGAACGGCTCAAACGCCTAACAAGCTGATCCGGAACGGTGCCAAGGATACGAACGTTCATGCTTGCCTCCACCAAACCCCGGAAACACAATGTCGCGATCCAGAAGAGCCGAAAGCAGGGGAAAAGGGCGATTTGGAGCTCATTTTCTGGGCAAGGAAACACACGACAAGATCCAAACTTTGGGATCGGAGACGCCTCGAGCGCACATCAAACGGATCAGGACGGCGCGACGGATTCGAATGCTTGGGATTTGGATTGTTGATAGCCCCCTTCGAAGGTCCGGAGCCCACACTATGTACCAACGAAATGACTCCTCTCCAAGATTTAAGAGGCGGATGGACGCTCCGAGCGCCGCGGGCCGTAaccttactctctctctctctctctcgtcttcgATAACTAAATAGATCATTGTGATCTTACCTTACATATTTGTccttataataattaaaaataacatatttacTCCTTAATGATCTTACCTTGCATATTTGtccttataataaataaaaataacatatttacTCCTTTAAACTTTATGACAAGTATAGCCTctcattttaagtttttttttcggTATATATTCTTAATTGTTAATTTTCTTATttggtatttgatatttttatgtctCTAATATTCTAAATGTCTTTGGTCCATTTCGTCTTCGTCTTACTTTCTATTCTCCTTGATTTCAAAATTCAAGGGTaccttttagaaaaaaaatcaaaaaagaattttttttccatGAAATTGCATAATTTTCTATACTTCTAATATctgaaaatatcatatttattatattaaaatctaatatagtatgtatatatgtatatgtatctttATTTTAAGTATCTATCCTTTTAACATTTAAAAATAGCATATTTACccttttaaatttaataataatagcatgtatatatatatatatatatatatatatatataattttaataaaatcagATTAATCACTAAAAAAttgaaataatatttaaatatttaaaatacttaAAATGCCCCTTATCACTTTCTTCGATTCGTTCCTCATTTCCTTaatagaaattttaatataacaCGAAAAAATATTCCAAGAACACATTTATATCTCTATAAAAAGATGAAAATCATCACAGTTTTATCCATAATTCCATAAGTTTTGAAGAGCTTatatgtaaaataaataaattgaaggaaTCGATTAGCAAATTAGAGTCCTCAATAATTCAATTTTCATCATTTCTATTATATTTAATGGATAAATAAATAAGGTTTGAAGGACTTATACGTATATTAATAGTATGAAGGAATAAATTTGCAAATTAGAGCCCTCAAGGCAACATAAATACCCGACACAAAACAGGGCAAGGGAACCAATCAGAGGAGACGAGCGCAAGGAGAGTCCCCGGGCACGGCAACACCGCGCTCCGGTCAACCACCGCCCCCTCTCGGCGGTGGCAGTGGGACCTTCCGGTTGCCCCAGTGTCCGGGGGGCGGCGGGTGGCATCGGCTGTCCTCGTCCGCCTTCCGCACCCGCGCGGCTGTCGGGGAGGAGGCCAAGGCCCGGAGCAGCTTCGACGGCGTGAAGAAGGCGTGCAAGCAGATGGTCCGCAAGTACCATCCCGACGTGTCGCCGCCTGATTGTGCGGAGTACACCCGGCGGTTCATCGAGGTGCAGGAGGCCTATGAGACACTTTCGGACCCCCGCAGGGGTTGCGTCTCGCTTTCTCCACCGGGCGGCGGGTTGATGAGGTCGGTAATCTCGAGATAGGTTTTGGGTTCCCTGTCGGATTCAATCGCTTAAATTCGATTCCGATGTATGTgtagtttgttcaagttgctaACTTTTTTTTGACTTTTTACTCTTCTTAGATACCGTTTATTGTTGAACTCGAGGATTGTGGTCTTCCAGACACTTAAGTGTTTACTGAGAATTGAGTGAGTTGTGGTGTGAAATCTCTTCAAAGTTAGATCTTACTTGATAGCAAGATTGAAATGTTTGTGCTAAGTTATTCTAAGCATGTCGTATTATCTAGTTGACTGATTCTCTATTAGTTTCTTTAGGATTTAAATTCTAAATTTGTCTTCTTTTTGCCTAGATTGATATTATGTAGAGGTAGTGAAATTGCTACAATATTATGTTTCTTTTCTTTGGCTTATTGTTTATTTCGACTATCTTAGTGTTATGCTGTTTGGTGGAAAGTTTGTCATGAGAACCCAGAATAGGTTTCACAATATTTCCTTTTGTACAATTTAGGTGAATACCATGACATAGTTAAGAATCTTGAGCCTTGTCTCCAAAATCCCTCTTTGTTGTTGCTTTGCCAGATGACTTTTCTTAACTTGGTTTTTATCAGGATTTCCATGTCTTCTTAtagtgttttatttatttattttgtattTTGAGTTTTGTTTTTTCTATGTTCATCCTAATGGTTCTTAATTCTTCACATTAAAATTGCAAGTGTGGATAGTGGGAGTATAATccaacatgatactcataagatgGTTGTTCTTTTCCTTGCAAGATCTTTCCGGTTAATGATTAAAGAATCGTGTTTCGACCTAATGGTCAAAGCACTATTTTTCAAAGAAATTTTGTTTATCCAGTAATAGAGATACAAACATCACTATGTCGCTGGTTAACTGGTGATAAGGTAGCTATGTGGTTTCTGGTTTCCACTATACCGTTGCATTGTGCATATATGAATATAGATCTCAGATTAAGGGCTAGATACTTGATATTTAAGGTTATCTTCTGCAGATGAATATGGAAAATTAGATGATCAAAGTTACATTGTCAATCCCATTCCGAACATGTAACCCGCCTATTTATTGGATGACTTTTCATTTTCTCTTTCAAGTTTTTCATGCTTTCATTGTTCAAAGATTTTGCTTTCACAACTATATCtgacactttttttttctttttgagagaACAGCGTTCTCTTATGCTTATTGTATTTGTTTTTCTTCACTTTGGAAAAACCTGTTTGCAACAAGGCCCTTCAAAATACACATGTAACCTCCTTGTTTTCATTTCCTGTGATGCTAAACCTGACAGGTACAGTTCATTTTGTCACTTCATGTAATTGATTTTCTTAAATTTTACAACTAGTAATCCTTGTTTCTAATCCTTACTGCTCTTCAATTAGTCCTTTGAGGGATTTTGTCATGTGTGTGCTATATGTTAAATCATAGTCATTTTCTATCAGGAACTGGAGGAGAGACCTGGTTGGAAAATCCATCACCAAGATCAGCTTGCTGAGTTGAAAAGGAGGAGCGTGAGTTAGGATTCAGGAGGCAACCTATCTTGGGGGGCTCGAGCGCGGAGACAAAGGGCTGAATCATAAGCTGAATGGGGACCATGTAATTGCAGTTGCGGATATCGTCTTACATATCAACTCGTTCTACGGTCTGACTTAATTGGCAAGGCTAATCTTATCCACGGTATAACCAATCTAATATCAATCCTGACATCATTCTGGTCTAGTTGATACAGTGTTGGTGAAGAGGGAGGAAAGTTGAGTTGATGAAAATAAAGAAACCATATCTGCTCATCCAAAGAATGTACAGTAATGAGTGATGTAATATAATGCTGACAACAAATATAATCCAATGTAAATTCCATTTCCTCTCCATCTATGTGACTTCTCACAGACCAAGTCATCTGATTTGCTGGTTAACTTATGTTGAATTGATTTTTCAAGAATTAACAGCTTATCTAAGAATATTACTTTTGTTGGAAATGCTTGACACTGTGTGATGTGTTCTCTACTTTCCCCTTGGTGCAGGATATCAATTGGATCAAATCTGGAAGTCTTCTATCGAAACCAATTTCATGCACGATCAATATGAAACAGGGTACCTTTAATCAATTCCAGATATTTTGGTAGTTTTCAAATTACTAGTAGCTTATTTGATAGTTCCAGAAATGCCACTATTGGAGgttaaatactcagaataaattcCTGCTTTTGAGTTTTGAGAGAGAATTTGATATGCATAACTTGAATCATGTGATTAATACCTTTAGAATCCTTCAAAACACACACAGGATGAATTACAATGGGATTTGCAGAATCTGACCCTAAATCTGTGCATTCTCCACTTTGCTTTTGTATCTATGTATGTCTCGTAAGGTTCTTTCTGATTGTTCTTCTGAAGAAGATATTTTGGTTCATTGTACAAACAGGCAGCTTTACTTCAAGAACATGTCAGGTGATATTAGTAGTTGGATTAAATTTGCAGTAATATCCAACAAACAATTATATTCCTTGGAGACATGACATAACAATCTaagcacttcattcttatactacaATGAGGAAGCTATTACAATCCAAGCAAAAAGGTGAGATTAAAGGCTTAGCTTCACACCTTGAATTGCAGCAGGTCTGGCCTCCCTTCTATGGGCTGTCACCCCTGCAGCCACTGATGATTTGACAGCCCCTGTTGTAGGGATTGGCCTTTGGGAAGACATGGCAGTTGTAGTAAGGGACACCAGGCTTGTTGCAAGGCACCACATCCCCCTTGAGAGCCTCATAGCTGATGTACTTCTTTTCAGTGACAGCCCACAACAGCCTCCTGCTTTCCTCCGAGCTCATCTCCATCTCCACCCCATGCTCCAGCAGGCACCCCTGacctcttcttcttccactgCAGGGCAGCTTCACCATCATCCCACTTGCAGTGGCTTGctctgggaggaggaggaggagaagaagaagcaatGGCCAGAGGATCAGGCTCTTCTTCTCCACAGTGAAACCTGAGCTGAGCTTTGCCATATCTTCTTCCTGGTTGTGAGATCTCAGAGTTGTGTTCTGTGTTCTCTCTCTTTCTGTGAGTGGAAGGCTTTAATGAGATGTCAGCTGTTCCACCTGCTTTGGCTTTGTGGCCAGTGAATAAAGAGCCAGCAACCAATTTCTTCACTTCACACTGTTGTAGTGGGAGGGTGAGGGGAATGTGTCATGGTGGTGGGCAAATGCATTAGAGGAATAGAATCTTCATCATGGATAGCAATTCCATATCCATAACTTTTTTTCATTCCCTTTTGAAATGTGCATAAAAAGGTTTGACTATAACTATGTAATATAGTTCAATTGTTTCTTTGATTGTCCAAAAGAAGAGTTGGTAAGACATCCTGTGCACACAAATCAGGTATTTACATATACCGTGCCACCATGAGTAAATCTACATTGGTGTTTCTAACTCAATGTATTGTCACTGTTTTGTGGTTGTGAAAGGGttagttcatgattttgatgtcaCTCTAGCTGTGTGATTTCTTACAACACAGGTAAAGCTTGAAAGGGTGATTAGTGACTATCTCCAAATCTGTCATCCATTTATCGACATTTTTCACCGATGTTTCAGTAATATgattaaaacaataaaaaaaattatttattataactATGATTATATATGTATTTAAAAATGATCATAATGAATAATTAGTTGATGGATCTGAGGCACAAATATAGTATAGCTCATGTTCAACTGGTCATGAACATGGAGCTATTTGGATCTGCACCAACTCATGTTCACATTACAACTTTGCCCCTTTGTAGCCAGAAACAATCATCAATTTTGCTgattaaacaaaaaattaaataagaATGACTATGCACAGTGAGTCCAAAATATCAAACACATCTGGAAATGTGtgtttcatatatttctcccattATATACAAAGACAAGATATATAAAGATGAATAATCGCATCTTCAACATGAGCATTGTCATAGGTTTAGAGTAACCACCACTATCCTTGCATTGAAGCACACCATTAGTTCATGTCAATCTGCAGTGAATGAAGCACTTATATTACAAAGACATGGTACAAGAGAAGCTGGTTCAGGAAGCTTGTAAGTGTCAACCATAAGGGCAAAGAGAAGTCCTAATTGCTCCACACTGCACACATATTGTCATTTCCTTGCATGCTTTCCTCGTTTTGCTCATCATAAAGATTTTGCCTCAGACGGGCACTCGCATCTTCTGCATCAGATCAACCTGGCCTTTCAGTCAGAAACTGCTGCCAGAACACATCATTCGCTGGTATATGAACTGCAGATGCTTCATTACTAGGTGGAACCTCTTGTGAGGAAACGACTTTGGCATCAGTAGACTGGGCCACCATACTTTGAATAGTCACGACTGGTGTAGTAAGATCATTTTCTCTTGCTGTATTGGATGTTTTGAGATCAGTGGCATGAGCTGCCCCTTCATCCACCAAATCTGGAGTTCTACTTGAAAATTTACCACCATCTGTTTCCATTGCAGATGATGCAAGTGTTAGACCCAAATGACAAGGAAAGAGCCCATCATCTTCATCAATTTCCCTAACAAAGACAGCATTCCTTATTGAACAAAGGGGTGCCCCTGTTCCACAGAGCTGCAATGTCTCAGGTGTGGAAGGGAGGCACTCCAGCTCCTGACCACAGTCATTGTCTTCATTGGAGCTGTGAGTGACAACAGTTATCAGACTATCATCTGGAATACCTGAGCTCAACTCTAATTTTAGCTTCTCACAGAAGTCCTGATCGAGTATGTACCCCTTCTCGGGATTGGTAGAGGTATTACGATCAGCACGCAAGTTGTTCACCGAAGCCTGATTGCTGTAATCCAAATCTGGTGGTAATCTCCTCTTCTTATGGATGACCGAGATGTCCATCGACGAGGTTACCGCCATCTTCATGAGATTTGCCATAAGCTCAGGTTTCTGCAGTGCTCGCTGGACGAAAGCAAGAATTCTGAGATGCCGCTGCTCCATATCAGCCAACCTCCGCTCGAGATCGTCAATCTGGATCTCGGTTCCCGACTTCTGTTGCATGAACTTCTGGATAATATCCTCGAGGCCAGCTTTCTCCTGGTTGAGGCGCTCGATCGTGCCCTCTAGCGCAACCCTCTCGGCGTCAGCAAGCCCACCTCCCGGCGGATGGCTGTGGCTGTGGGTGGGCTTGCGGCGGTGAATTTTCTTGAGCAAGTGATTTTGACCCTTGACAAAGTCGTCGTTCGCGAACTCCCACCGCTCCGGATCGATCTTCTTGAATCCCTACACATCAAGATTCAATTTTGACTCCAAATCATGATCATTTTCTCCGAGGATAATCGACGACAAAGTATGTCAACTCGAAGAACAATAACCCAAGATTCGATCTTGACATCAGACCTAAAACATCACACCCAAGAACTGGATTCCCAAAACAAAGCGAGAAGAAGGGCTGAAGTTTGGTTTCCTTACATATGTGTTGAGCTGGCGGACGAAGCTGGAGAAGTTGTTGTGcttgaagtacgtcggaagcaggCTGGTGACGAAGTCGATAGGGTTCCAGACCACAAAGCTCGCACCAGTGGAGCTCCAAGACACGATGGCATCGGTGGAGGCGTCGTCCACCATCTCGTACGTCTTCAGCAGGAAAGGCGCCGGACCACCACCGCCTCCGTTACCTCCCACGGGGACGCCGCCGTCCATCTCTCTTCTAGGGTATTCCGGTGCTTTTGCGGATCGCCGATTGGGTGCGCAGGGAGAGCGAGCAAAGTCGCGGAGACGTCAACGCGGGCGGGCTCGAGCGGACTCCTATTCTTCGGACGGCCGGTTTTATTACATAAAGCAAATTATATATCTAATTAAAGTAacattttgaataataaaaataaaatgagcAATTTTACGAATAAATTTGGATGTGAAAATATAAAGGATTCGTCGCACAGATACCTTCCGATGTGTTACGATCCGAATCAATCCATATATCGTACCGGTATAAACCTTTCATCCTACTCACATCATTACCATTCAAAATCGAATTACATTATTTTAGCCGATAAAAGAGCAACGAGCTTTTACATATTTATCCTTATACAATTTTGAAATGCCCTCTTTGTCCCCCAAAAATTGACTTCAAATATTTATATACTGCCCATATGTCTGTCACTTCCTTTGCATCTGTCCGATAAACCCAAATCAATCAtcataaattatgaattaaaaacatatcaatttttgatTACTTAAAAATAGCCTTTAATTTTTTTGTAAGATCACTTTGATTTaaagaattaaataaaatttattggtagaaaatatatgagatatttttgAAAGGTCTTGACGTTATTTAGAGTGTCAAGGTTATTGTACTAATAATTAATTGATgaagatttattttttaaaattatatatatatatatatatatatatatatatatatatatatatatatatatatatatatatatatacccctaaaaaattttaatattaggcTTTTATCGAACCGTGTCTTTTATTTGGAGCATCTCTTTTTTGCCAACTCAATGAAAATATCCTTGTCATTCATCCGTCATTATCGATCGATTGTCaagattattatattaataatcaattgattaagatttatttttttaatattatatatatccctAACAAATTTTAATATTAGGTTTTTATCGACTCGCGTCTTTTATCTATAGCATCTCTTTTTTGCCAACTCAATGAAAAAAGAGATTGCTCATAGGTCCTTCATTCGTCACTATCGATCGTCGATTGCTCATACGGTAAAGAGAGGGAAAGAAGATGACGTGAAGTCCTTTATGGCAAGGATAAGTATGAGGTATGAAACACAACGATTCTCTTTCTTAAGTGGGATATGATAACACAACACGCAATGATTGTCATCTCAACAGTGATGAAAGTGTCAAGTAAGCGAAGGTCATAAATGGGTGTCCGATCTATTGGAACATTaatactaaaataaatatttgattaaatCAAAATAAGTTAAATATGTAAAAATTGAAGTAGAAAGTTTAGAAAAGAAATCTAAAGGTGTGCAAGCAATATCCTAATTGTATTTCTCCGTACAAACATTATTTACGAGTCGCTCGAGATACAA is from Musa acuminata AAA Group cultivar baxijiao chromosome BXJ3-8, Cavendish_Baxijiao_AAA, whole genome shotgun sequence and encodes:
- the LOC135586193 gene encoding uncharacterized protein LOC135586193, with protein sequence MVRKYHPDVSPPDCAEYTRRFIEVQEAYETLSDPRRGCVSLSPPGGGLMRYRLLLNSRIVVFQTLKCLLRIENWRRDLVGKSITKISLLS
- the LOC135644989 gene encoding heat stress transcription factor A-5-like translates to MDGGVPVGGNGGGGGPAPFLLKTYEMVDDASTDAIVSWSSTGASFVVWNPIDFVTSLLPTYFKHNNFSSFVRQLNTYGFKKIDPERWEFANDDFVKGQNHLLKKIHRRKPTHSHSHPPGGGLADAERVALEGTIERLNQEKAGLEDIIQKFMQQKSGTEIQIDDLERRLADMEQRHLRILAFVQRALQKPELMANLMKMAVTSSMDISVIHKKRRLPPDLDYSNQASVNNLRADRNTSTNPEKGYILDQDFCEKLKLELSSGIPDDSLITVVTHSSNEDNDCGQELECLPSTPETLQLCGTGAPLCSIRNAVFVREIDEDDGLFPCHLGLTLASSAMETDGGKFSSRTPDLVDEGAAHATDLKTSNTARENDLTTPVVTIQSMVAQSTDAKVVSSQEVPPSNEASAVHIPANDVFWQQFLTERPG